A part of Candidatus Deferrimicrobiaceae bacterium genomic DNA contains:
- a CDS encoding efflux RND transporter periplasmic adaptor subunit — MTGKRRLTGRFGGPGRRFALQGIGIFFLAGVAAMLAGCGEKGKHGPASAERPLVTGVEVVTAGAAPRERFSEAVGTVRAKTIAAVSPQMMGRVTSLPVAEGARVEKGALLATIDDTQVRAQLAAAEAMVAEAEAGNEEVERAIAQAEAGKALAEKTYERFRKLFEEKVVTPQEFDEVEAKRTVAVKDYERSLDKRAQGVAKIAQAKARADAARAMLSYTRVTAPFSGIVTERKADAGAMAVPGVPIVVLEDTGRYRLEASVPETYIGTLKVGSRVRVVLGTPPGKEIPGTISEVVPQVDPSSRTFTVKVDLPGGQALRTGMFGRVLFPTGEEDLLVVPQKAISRVGGYDALYTVTADNVARLVMVTTGKAFGDEVEILSGIGPGARVAISPLEKLVDGARVEVRK, encoded by the coding sequence ATGACGGGGAAACGACGCCTCACGGGACGTTTCGGCGGGCCGGGCCGGCGCTTCGCATTGCAAGGCATCGGGATCTTCTTTCTTGCCGGAGTCGCCGCAATGTTGGCGGGGTGCGGCGAGAAGGGGAAGCACGGACCGGCATCCGCGGAGAGGCCGCTGGTGACGGGCGTGGAGGTCGTCACGGCGGGAGCCGCCCCCCGGGAGAGGTTTTCCGAGGCGGTCGGGACGGTCCGGGCGAAAACGATCGCCGCCGTGTCCCCCCAGATGATGGGAAGGGTCACCTCCCTTCCCGTGGCGGAGGGGGCCCGGGTGGAGAAAGGAGCGCTCCTGGCGACGATCGACGACACGCAGGTCCGGGCACAGCTTGCGGCCGCCGAGGCGATGGTAGCCGAGGCGGAAGCCGGCAACGAGGAGGTCGAGCGCGCCATCGCGCAGGCGGAGGCGGGCAAGGCGCTCGCCGAGAAGACGTACGAGCGGTTCCGCAAGCTGTTCGAGGAGAAGGTCGTAACTCCCCAGGAGTTCGACGAGGTGGAGGCCAAACGGACGGTGGCGGTCAAGGACTACGAGCGGTCGCTGGACAAGCGGGCCCAGGGGGTCGCGAAGATCGCGCAGGCGAAGGCCCGGGCGGACGCGGCCCGGGCGATGCTCTCCTACACCCGGGTGACGGCGCCTTTTTCCGGGATCGTCACCGAAAGGAAAGCCGACGCCGGCGCGATGGCCGTCCCCGGAGTGCCCATCGTGGTCCTGGAGGACACGGGACGATACCGCCTCGAGGCCTCCGTACCGGAGACCTACATCGGCACCCTCAAGGTCGGCTCCCGGGTCCGGGTCGTTTTGGGCACGCCTCCGGGTAAGGAAATCCCCGGGACGATCTCCGAAGTGGTCCCGCAGGTGGACCCGTCGAGCCGGACGTTCACCGTCAAGGTGGACCTCCCGGGGGGGCAGGCACTGCGCACCGGGATGTTCGGGCGGGTCCTGTTCCCGACGGGAGAGGAAGACCTGCTGGTCGTCCCGCAGAAGGCGATCTCGCGCGTGGGCGGCTATGACGCGCTGTACACCGTCACGGCGGACAACGTGGCCCGCCTGGTGATGGTGACGACCGGCAAGGCGTTCGGGGACGAGGTAGAGATCCTTTCGGGGATCGGGCCGGGGGCGCGCGTCGCGATCTCCCCCCTGGAAAAACTTGTGGACGGGGCCCGGGTGGAGG